The Clostridium chauvoei genome has a window encoding:
- the mglC gene encoding galactose/methyl galactoside ABC transporter permease MglC, translating to MENTKFDKKKIEDFLLNYALYIVLFMMIIFFVVKEPGFLSLKNFTNILSQASTRGILALGVAGLIVLQGTDLSAGRILGLTAIVSASLLQSSTYASRMYPNLPELPLIIPLIGAVIIGAIFGAINGFGVAKLKVHAFIITLGTQLIAYGVSCLYIDRPPLGAQPVANLDARYTNFVTGSLKLGSVQIPYLIFYLAIVALIMWFIWNKTKLGKNMFAIGGNPEAAAVSGVNLVKNIMIIFVISGVLYGLAGFLEAARAGSTTTATGFNYELDAISACVVGGVSFTGGVGTIPGVLIGTVLLQVINYGLNFIGVNAYWQYIIRGLIIIVAVSLDVRKYIAKK from the coding sequence ATGGAAAATACCAAATTTGATAAGAAAAAAATAGAGGACTTTTTGTTAAACTATGCATTATATATTGTTTTATTTATGATGATTATATTCTTTGTTGTAAAGGAGCCAGGATTTCTTTCATTAAAGAATTTTACGAACATATTAAGTCAAGCATCTACACGTGGTATATTAGCTCTTGGAGTAGCAGGGCTTATAGTATTACAAGGAACTGACCTTTCAGCAGGACGTATCTTAGGTCTTACTGCGATAGTATCAGCATCATTATTGCAGTCATCAACTTATGCGTCAAGAATGTATCCAAATCTTCCAGAATTACCTTTAATAATTCCACTTATAGGGGCTGTTATTATAGGTGCAATATTTGGAGCAATTAATGGATTTGGGGTAGCCAAGCTCAAGGTGCATGCATTTATAATTACTTTAGGTACTCAGCTTATTGCATATGGTGTATCTTGTCTTTATATAGATAGACCACCACTAGGTGCTCAACCAGTTGCAAACCTTGATGCACGTTATACAAATTTTGTAACAGGATCTTTAAAATTAGGAAGTGTACAAATTCCTTATTTAATATTCTACCTTGCAATAGTTGCACTAATTATGTGGTTTATATGGAATAAAACTAAACTTGGTAAAAATATGTTTGCAATAGGTGGAAATCCAGAAGCAGCAGCAGTTTCAGGTGTAAACCTTGTTAAAAACATTATGATAATATTTGTAATTTCAGGAGTTCTTTATGGACTAGCAGGATTCTTAGAGGCTGCTAGAGCAGGTTCTACAACAACAGCTACAGGTTTTAACTATGAACTTGATGCAATATCTGCTTGTGTTGTTGGTGGTGTATCATTTACAGGTGGTGTAGGAACTATTCCAGGAGTATTAATCGGTACTGTTTTACTTCAAGTAATCAATTATGGATTAAACTTTATAGGAGTAAATGCTTATTGGCAATATATAATAAGAGGTCTAATTATAATAGTTGCAGTATCTCTTGATGTAAGAAAATATATAGCTAAGAAATAA
- a CDS encoding ECF transporter S component has protein sequence MKKNDSFKIILMSLCAAFNIVVGFLVVGLKLPIYLDTIGTFFAAFFFGPIAGMITGIATATISGLSFDPVSLYFIPVQAIIGYIAGSLYKKGFFKGKLIPVGIIIVTIISSIVAATIAAFVFGGITSSGSSLIVFYLKETGVNLVTSVFSTQILTDILDKSICVILVLTILKGIPNRLKDKYELCK, from the coding sequence ATGAAAAAAAATGACTCATTTAAAATTATATTGATGTCTTTATGTGCAGCTTTTAACATAGTAGTTGGATTTTTAGTAGTTGGATTAAAGCTACCTATATATTTAGATACAATTGGAACTTTTTTTGCAGCATTTTTCTTTGGACCAATAGCAGGAATGATAACAGGTATAGCTACAGCTACAATTAGTGGGTTATCCTTTGATCCAGTATCATTATATTTTATACCAGTACAAGCAATAATAGGCTATATAGCAGGTAGCTTATATAAAAAAGGTTTTTTCAAAGGGAAATTAATACCTGTAGGAATTATAATAGTAACTATAATATCATCTATTGTTGCTGCGACAATAGCAGCCTTTGTTTTTGGAGGAATAACATCTTCAGGTAGTTCACTTATAGTATTTTACTTAAAAGAAACAGGAGTAAATTTAGTAACAAGTGTATTTTCAACACAAATATTAACAGACATTTTAGATAAAAGTATTTGTGTGATTTTAGTATTGACTATTTTAAAAGGAATACCTAATAGATTAAAAGATAAATATGAACTTTGCAAATAA
- a CDS encoding radical SAM protein codes for MERYNKIREKNNREIVLLKGFPCIWGKCAFCDYIHDNGENEEELININKEILDKIDGEFGVLEVINSGSCFELPKETLKYIKKIIDEKGIKKLFLESHWCYRKRLEEMKSFFNIPIVFKIGVETFDNDFRNKVLNKNANFKNEKEVKEYFQSVCIMVGIQGQTKEMIKRDIEIILENFDYATINVFIENSTNIKRDDELIKWFCKEYKFLNEYKTIEILYNNTDFGVGD; via the coding sequence ATGGAAAGATACAATAAAATTAGAGAAAAAAATAATAGAGAAATAGTATTATTAAAAGGATTTCCTTGTATATGGGGAAAATGTGCTTTTTGTGATTATATTCATGATAATGGAGAAAATGAAGAAGAGTTAATTAATATTAATAAGGAAATACTAGATAAAATAGATGGAGAGTTTGGAGTTTTAGAAGTAATTAATTCAGGAAGTTGTTTTGAGTTACCTAAAGAAACTTTAAAGTATATAAAAAAGATAATAGATGAAAAGGGTATTAAAAAGTTATTTTTAGAAAGTCATTGGTGTTATAGAAAGAGATTAGAAGAGATGAAGTCATTTTTCAATATTCCTATAGTCTTTAAGATAGGAGTAGAAACTTTTGATAATGATTTTAGAAATAAAGTTTTAAATAAAAATGCAAACTTTAAAAATGAAAAAGAAGTAAAAGAGTATTTTCAATCAGTTTGCATAATGGTCGGAATACAAGGTCAAACAAAAGAAATGATAAAAAGAGATATAGAAATAATTTTAGAAAACTTTGATTATGCAACTATAAATGTATTTATAGAGAATTCTACAAATATAAAAAGAGATGATGAGTTAATAAAATGGTTTTGTAAAGAATATAAGTTTTTAAATGAATATAAAACTATAGAAATACTTTATAATAATACTGATTTTGGAGTTGGAGATTAA
- a CDS encoding ribose-phosphate pyrophosphokinase encodes MSELNHDLGIIALESCIELGNHVDKYIQNKRNTNESFLIPINEIRFSNGEGKVKISETVRGKDIYILCDVGNYSCTYKMFGFTNHKGPDEHFQDIKRTVSAIRGKAASITVIMPLLYESRQHRRKGRESLDCALALQELERLGVNELLTFDVHDPNVQNAIPLLSFENIYPTYDIVKSLICNEETLELNKEKLLVISPDTGAMDRAIYYSSVLGVDVGLFYKRRDHSLIINGKNPIVQHEYMGREVEGKDVLIVDDMIASGESVLDIATELKSRNARNVYVATTFAFFTEGLEKFDEYHKKGIITKVYSTNLTYIPDELRNAEWFTAVDMSEFISRIINRLNYGNSIAKYMDATEVIRSLIKE; translated from the coding sequence ATGAGCGAATTAAATCATGATCTTGGGATAATAGCATTAGAAAGTTGCATAGAGTTAGGTAACCATGTAGATAAGTATATTCAAAATAAAAGAAATACAAATGAATCATTTTTAATACCTATTAATGAAATAAGATTTTCTAATGGTGAAGGAAAAGTTAAAATTTCAGAAACTGTTAGAGGTAAAGATATATATATTTTATGCGACGTTGGAAATTATAGCTGTACATATAAAATGTTTGGATTTACAAATCATAAAGGCCCAGATGAACATTTTCAAGATATAAAAAGAACAGTATCAGCTATTAGGGGTAAGGCAGCAAGCATTACTGTAATAATGCCACTTTTATACGAGTCAAGACAACATAGACGTAAGGGTAGAGAATCTTTAGATTGTGCATTAGCACTTCAAGAATTAGAAAGATTAGGAGTTAATGAACTTCTTACATTTGATGTTCATGATCCAAATGTTCAAAATGCAATTCCGTTACTTTCATTCGAAAATATATATCCAACATATGATATAGTAAAATCACTTATTTGTAATGAAGAAACATTAGAGTTAAATAAGGAGAAATTACTTGTAATTAGTCCAGACACAGGAGCTATGGATAGAGCTATTTACTATTCAAGTGTTTTAGGAGTAGATGTAGGATTATTCTATAAAAGAAGAGATCATTCTTTAATTATCAATGGAAAAAATCCTATTGTTCAACATGAATATATGGGAAGAGAAGTAGAAGGTAAAGATGTTTTAATAGTTGATGATATGATAGCATCAGGAGAATCTGTACTTGATATAGCAACAGAATTAAAATCTAGAAATGCAAGAAATGTATATGTTGCAACAACTTTTGCTTTCTTTACAGAAGGGTTAGAAAAGTTTGATGAATATCATAAAAAAGGAATAATAACAAAGGTTTACTCTACTAATTTAACTTATATACCAGATGAGTTAAGAAATGCTGAATGGTTTACAGCAGTTGATATGTCAGAGTTTATATCAAGAATAATAAATAGATTAAATTATGGAAACTCAATTGCTAAATATATGGATGCAACTGAAGTTATACGTAGTTTGATAAAAGAATAG
- a CDS encoding tetratricopeptide repeat protein, with protein MDYNSVFKEKLGKMLFLEINEEGFKKSISMPSYVTLKNKDLYIPVSSEYVTENANNELKMKNLPIYYFVEGMFLALGADEKLRFNDDYETILTYIKDAEVCIKSIVSKKIKEDKLVDAYLLLKGLYKYANDLDVMKKLLLVGETIREKDNGFKGILLSDIEYCEKKLLKIPEAYLYKTLILKDDGDFKAARVSINEYINLGGPVTEEINVIMEDISNISDYEQAIEYLKDEPAKSIGILLNLSEKFNDNPLIYYYLGVAYRKLENYEKAIYYLNESISKESGILEVVVELGVNYACINDFETAIKYFKKAFEATKEVEICTNIVMCYINLNNIEQAKLHLDIAKKLAPEDEIVKELEIILKKQS; from the coding sequence TTGGATTACAATTCAGTATTTAAAGAGAAACTTGGTAAAATGTTATTTTTAGAAATAAATGAAGAAGGCTTTAAAAAAAGTATTAGTATGCCTAGTTATGTAACTTTAAAAAATAAGGATTTATATATACCGGTATCCTCAGAATATGTTACAGAGAATGCAAATAATGAATTAAAGATGAAGAACTTACCTATATATTATTTTGTTGAAGGTATGTTTTTAGCATTAGGTGCAGATGAAAAATTAAGATTCAATGATGATTATGAAACAATTCTTACATATATAAAAGATGCAGAGGTTTGTATAAAGAGTATAGTATCTAAAAAGATAAAAGAGGATAAATTAGTAGATGCGTATTTATTATTAAAAGGATTATATAAGTATGCAAATGATTTAGATGTTATGAAGAAGCTATTATTAGTTGGAGAAACTATAAGAGAAAAAGATAATGGATTTAAGGGAATATTACTTTCAGATATAGAATACTGTGAGAAGAAATTGTTAAAAATACCAGAGGCATATCTTTATAAGACTCTTATTTTAAAAGATGATGGAGACTTTAAAGCAGCAAGAGTTTCTATTAATGAGTATATAAACCTTGGAGGGCCAGTTACTGAAGAAATAAATGTAATAATGGAAGATATAAGTAATATATCAGATTATGAACAAGCTATTGAATATTTAAAGGATGAGCCAGCTAAGTCTATAGGTATTTTATTAAATTTATCAGAAAAGTTTAATGATAATCCGTTAATATATTATTATTTAGGTGTAGCTTATAGAAAATTAGAAAACTATGAAAAAGCTATATACTATTTAAATGAAAGTATATCAAAGGAAAGTGGAATACTAGAGGTTGTAGTAGAACTTGGAGTAAATTATGCATGTATTAATGATTTTGAAACTGCTATAAAATATTTCAAAAAAGCTTTTGAAGCAACTAAGGAAGTTGAAATATGCACAAATATAGTAATGTGCTATATTAATTTGAATAATATTGAACAAGCAAAATTACATTTAGATATAGCTAAAAAACTAGCTCCAGAAGATGAAATTGTAAAAGAATTAGAGATTATATTAAAAAAGCAAAGTTAA
- the mglA gene encoding galactose/methyl galactoside ABC transporter ATP-binding protein MglA, which translates to MGDTKYVLEMIDICKNFPGVKALDGAKLKVRPGTVHALMGENGAGKSTLMKCLFGVYIEDSGDIFIEGKKINFSNPKQAMENGVAMVHQELNQVLQRDVMDNIWLGRYPGNGGIVNSKKMFDETKKVFDELEIDVNPKTKMAKLSVSQRQMVEIAKAVSYNAKILVLDEPTSSLTQEEVNHLFKIINKLRDRGCGIIYISHKMEEILQISDDVTIMRDGQWIDTIDAKNLTTDKIIKLMVGRDLTNRFPPKTNKPEDVILKVNNLTGLYQPSIQNVSFELRKGEILGVAGLVGSKRTELLETIFGIAHHSEGEIYLHGKLVKNTTSQKAIENGFALLTEERRATGIFGQLSIKFNTVIANIDGYSKFGVLNNKKMTEDTKWTIDSMKVKTPSQKTAIRTLSGGNQQKVIIGRWLLTNPEILLLDEPTRGIDVGAKYEIYQLIIDLAKKGKGVIVVSSEMPELIGICDRILVMSNGRVAGCENTNELTQEDIMAMAAKYI; encoded by the coding sequence ATGGGAGACACAAAATACGTTCTTGAAATGATTGATATATGTAAAAATTTCCCGGGAGTAAAGGCGCTAGATGGAGCTAAACTAAAAGTAAGACCAGGAACTGTACATGCTCTTATGGGTGAAAATGGAGCTGGAAAATCAACTCTAATGAAATGTTTATTTGGAGTATATATTGAAGATAGTGGTGACATATTTATTGAAGGAAAGAAAATAAATTTTTCTAATCCAAAGCAGGCTATGGAAAATGGAGTAGCCATGGTACATCAAGAGTTAAATCAAGTTTTGCAAAGAGATGTTATGGATAATATATGGCTTGGAAGATATCCAGGTAATGGAGGCATAGTTAATTCGAAAAAAATGTTTGATGAAACTAAAAAGGTTTTTGATGAATTAGAGATAGATGTAAATCCAAAGACAAAGATGGCAAAATTATCTGTTTCGCAAAGACAAATGGTAGAAATAGCAAAAGCAGTATCTTATAATGCTAAAATACTAGTTCTTGACGAACCAACATCATCATTAACTCAAGAAGAAGTTAATCATCTTTTTAAAATAATAAATAAACTTAGAGATAGAGGATGTGGAATAATATATATTTCGCATAAAATGGAAGAAATACTTCAAATATCTGATGACGTTACAATAATGCGTGATGGTCAGTGGATAGATACTATAGATGCTAAAAATCTTACAACAGATAAGATTATAAAGCTTATGGTTGGACGTGATTTAACAAACCGTTTTCCACCTAAAACAAATAAACCTGAAGATGTAATATTAAAAGTTAATAATTTAACTGGATTATATCAACCTTCAATTCAAAATGTTTCTTTTGAATTAAGAAAGGGAGAAATTTTAGGAGTAGCAGGACTTGTTGGATCTAAAAGAACAGAACTTTTAGAAACGATATTTGGAATAGCTCATCATAGTGAAGGTGAAATTTACTTACATGGTAAATTAGTGAAAAATACTACTTCACAAAAAGCTATTGAAAATGGATTTGCTTTATTAACAGAAGAACGTAGAGCAACAGGTATATTTGGTCAATTATCAATAAAGTTTAATACTGTTATTGCTAATATAGATGGATATAGTAAGTTTGGTGTATTAAATAATAAAAAAATGACAGAAGATACTAAATGGACTATAGATAGTATGAAAGTTAAAACGCCAAGTCAAAAAACTGCAATAAGAACTTTATCAGGTGGTAACCAACAAAAGGTTATTATTGGAAGATGGCTATTGACTAATCCAGAAATTCTTCTTCTTGATGAACCTACAAGAGGAATAGATGTTGGAGCAAAATATGAAATATATCAATTAATAATTGATTTGGCTAAAAAAGGAAAAGGTGTTATTGTTGTATCATCTGAAATGCCAGAATTAATAGGAATTTGTGATAGAATACTTGTTATGTCTAATGGAAGAGTTGCAGGTTGTGAAAATACAAATGAATTGACACAAGAAGATATTATGGCTATGGCAGCAAAATATATTTAG
- a CDS encoding acetate/propionate family kinase — translation MKVLVINCGSSSLKYQLIDMTTEEAMVQGLVERIGIEGSVLIQKVEGRDKYIINTEIKDHKAAIKLVLGAIIDKEHGVISSMDEIKAVGHRVVHGGEKYSESVIITDKVLESIRECIALAPLHNPPNIIGIEACRELMPNTPMVAVFDTAFHQTMPKEAYICPVPYELYEKYGIRKYGFHGTSHKYVANKVAEVMGKDIKDLKIVTCHLGNGCSITAVKGGKSVDTSMGFTPLAGVMMGTRSGNIDPSVIGFLIKEQGYTMKEIDEVLNKKSGILGVSGISSDFRDVREAFYNGNERAKLALDIFHYKIRSQIAAYAGIMGGVDAIVFTAGIGENSSLTRKESLKGLEFLGFQINDEKNEIRADVQEISDEGSKVKVYEIATNEELMIARDTKALVK, via the coding sequence ATGAAAGTTTTAGTAATTAATTGTGGTAGTTCTTCTTTAAAGTATCAATTAATTGATATGACAACAGAAGAAGCAATGGTTCAAGGGTTAGTTGAAAGAATAGGAATAGAGGGATCTGTTCTAATTCAAAAAGTAGAAGGAAGAGATAAGTATATAATAAATACAGAAATTAAAGATCATAAAGCTGCTATAAAATTAGTTTTAGGAGCAATAATTGATAAAGAACACGGTGTAATTAGTTCAATGGATGAAATTAAAGCAGTTGGACACAGAGTTGTTCACGGTGGAGAAAAATATTCAGAGTCAGTAATTATTACAGACAAGGTTTTAGAATCAATTAGAGAATGTATTGCACTTGCACCTTTACACAACCCACCAAATATTATAGGAATAGAAGCATGTAGAGAATTAATGCCAAACACTCCTATGGTAGCGGTATTTGATACAGCTTTCCATCAAACAATGCCAAAAGAAGCTTATATATGTCCAGTACCATATGAGTTATATGAAAAATACGGAATAAGAAAATATGGTTTCCATGGAACTTCTCATAAATATGTTGCAAATAAAGTTGCAGAGGTTATGGGAAAAGATATTAAGGATTTAAAAATAGTAACTTGTCACTTAGGAAATGGTTGTTCAATAACAGCTGTTAAAGGTGGAAAGTCAGTAGATACATCAATGGGCTTTACTCCTCTTGCTGGAGTTATGATGGGGACAAGATCAGGAAATATAGATCCATCAGTTATAGGGTTCTTAATAAAAGAGCAAGGATATACTATGAAAGAAATTGATGAAGTATTAAATAAAAAATCAGGTATCCTTGGAGTATCAGGAATATCTTCAGACTTTAGAGATGTAAGAGAAGCTTTCTATAATGGAAATGAAAGAGCTAAGTTAGCTTTAGATATTTTCCACTATAAGATAAGATCACAAATTGCAGCATATGCAGGAATAATGGGTGGTGTAGATGCTATAGTATTTACAGCTGGTATAGGAGAAAACTCTTCTTTAACTAGAAAAGAAAGCTTAAAGGGTCTTGAATTCTTAGGTTTCCAAATAAATGATGAAAAGAATGAAATTAGAGCTGATGTTCAAGAAATTTCTGATGAAGGATCAAAAGTTAAAGTATATGAAATTGCAACTAACGAAGAATTAATGATTGCAAGAGATACTAAAGCATTAGTAAAGTAA
- a CDS encoding nucleoside hydrolase, with protein MKKKVIIDCDPGIDDSLALILALNSQELEILGITIVSGNVKAQQGAKNALKVLKLLGREDIKVFIGEEYPLVRDLITAEDTHGEDGLGETGYEDADGEIYYGGIDFILDKAKEGDLSIIALGPLTNLAKAIEKDKDTFNNIVEVVSMGGAFKSHGNCSQVAEFNYWVDPHGAKKVFDDIEVPFTMVGLDVTREIILTPNYIELIKQIGGSVAEFIVNITRFYVDFHWNQERTLGCVINDPLAVAYFIDRSLCKGFTSYVDMVTEGVAIGQTLVDVGEFYKRNHNVLVLTEVNPKDFMRFFLNRVFKDNKKDIDLILSNSKYGL; from the coding sequence ATGAAAAAAAAGGTAATAATTGATTGTGATCCAGGTATTGATGATTCTTTAGCATTAATATTAGCATTAAATTCACAAGAATTAGAGATTTTAGGAATAACTATAGTTTCTGGAAATGTTAAAGCACAACAAGGTGCTAAAAATGCTTTAAAAGTATTAAAACTTTTAGGAAGAGAAGATATTAAGGTATTTATAGGAGAGGAATATCCATTAGTTAGAGACCTTATTACAGCAGAAGATACTCATGGAGAAGATGGTCTTGGGGAAACTGGATATGAGGATGCAGATGGTGAAATTTATTATGGAGGAATTGATTTTATACTAGATAAGGCAAAAGAAGGGGATTTAAGTATAATAGCTTTAGGGCCCTTAACTAATTTAGCTAAGGCAATAGAAAAGGATAAAGATACATTTAATAATATTGTAGAAGTTGTATCTATGGGAGGAGCCTTTAAATCTCATGGAAATTGTTCTCAAGTAGCAGAATTTAATTATTGGGTAGATCCCCATGGTGCTAAAAAGGTATTTGATGATATAGAGGTACCTTTTACTATGGTTGGGTTAGATGTTACAAGAGAAATAATATTAACACCTAACTATATAGAACTAATAAAACAAATAGGTGGTAGCGTAGCAGAATTTATAGTAAACATAACTAGATTCTATGTTGATTTTCATTGGAATCAAGAAAGAACATTAGGTTGTGTAATAAATGACCCATTAGCAGTTGCATATTTTATAGATAGAAGTTTATGCAAAGGCTTTACATCTTATGTGGATATGGTTACTGAAGGGGTAGCTATAGGACAAACATTAGTAGATGTAGGTGAATTTTATAAAAGAAATCATAATGTTTTAGTACTAACAGAAGTAAATCCTAAAGATTTTATGAGATTCTTTTTAAATAGAGTTTTCAAAGATAATAAAAAAGATATAGACCTTATATTAAGTAATTCAAAATATGGATTATAA
- a CDS encoding galactose ABC transporter substrate-binding protein, with amino-acid sequence MKKIKKLLVMAMATVMVAASLTACGSKTEGGDKTASGDKVKVGVCLYKFDDTYISTVRQSLEELQKENSDKVEFTFYDGKGDQATQNDSIDTLLQKDVDLLLVNLVDTGAAQTVVDKIKGSEVPVVLFNREPSTTDAIKSYDKSVFVGTNAKEAGELQGKILADLWAKDQKAIDKNGDGKMQYVMLKGEPDNPEAVARTKFSVSTINDKGIETEELANQVCNWDQALAQNAMEAWFAKDGEKIEVVIANNDGMAQGAIAALQAQGYNNGDAAKTIPVVGVDATSAAQDLIAKGQMTGSVLQDAPAMAKALYECGMNLVDGKKANEGTEYKFDDTGVAIRIPYQEYIKK; translated from the coding sequence ATGAAAAAGATAAAAAAATTATTAGTAATGGCTATGGCTACTGTTATGGTGGCAGCTTCATTAACAGCATGTGGTTCTAAAACAGAAGGTGGTGACAAAACAGCATCAGGAGACAAGGTTAAAGTAGGTGTATGTTTATACAAATTTGATGATACTTATATTTCAACAGTAAGACAAAGCTTAGAGGAACTTCAAAAAGAAAATTCAGATAAAGTTGAATTTACTTTTTATGATGGAAAAGGTGACCAAGCTACTCAAAATGATAGTATAGATACATTACTTCAAAAGGATGTAGATCTTTTATTAGTAAATTTAGTTGATACAGGGGCAGCTCAAACCGTTGTTGATAAAATAAAGGGTTCAGAAGTTCCAGTAGTTCTATTTAATAGAGAACCAAGTACAACAGATGCTATAAAATCTTATGATAAATCTGTATTTGTAGGAACAAATGCAAAAGAAGCTGGAGAATTACAAGGAAAAATTCTTGCAGATTTATGGGCAAAGGATCAAAAAGCTATTGATAAAAATGGCGATGGAAAAATGCAATATGTAATGCTAAAAGGAGAACCAGATAATCCAGAAGCAGTTGCAAGAACTAAATTCTCAGTTTCAACTATAAATGATAAGGGAATTGAAACTGAAGAACTTGCTAATCAAGTTTGTAACTGGGATCAAGCTTTAGCTCAAAATGCTATGGAAGCATGGTTTGCAAAAGATGGTGAAAAGATAGAAGTAGTAATTGCTAACAATGATGGTATGGCTCAAGGAGCTATTGCAGCTTTACAAGCTCAAGGTTATAACAATGGAGATGCAGCAAAGACAATCCCAGTAGTTGGAGTTGATGCAACATCAGCAGCACAAGATTTAATAGCTAAAGGTCAAATGACAGGATCAGTTCTTCAAGATGCTCCTGCTATGGCTAAAGCTCTTTATGAATGTGGAATGAACTTAGTAGATGGTAAAAAGGCTAATGAAGGAACAGAATATAAGTTTGACGACACTGGAGTAGCAATTCGTATTCCATACCAAGAATATATCAAAAAGTAA